GGCGGCGGGGACCGCAACCGACCGCGTGGGTGACGGCCGGCGCGATTGCGGCCTTGGCGGTGATTTACTTGCATGCTCGCGTGCCGCAGCCGGGTCCGACCGATATCAGTCGCTTGTTCCAGCCGTTGTCCGAGTCCTCCAACGGGGTTACCGCGCCGGTAAATTATCTGGTTGGGACAGTCCAAGGTAGGGTACTGACGATTCCGCGCCAGTCGCGAGCGGACACCGCGCGTTTCGAGCTGGCGGTCGAAGAGTTCGAGCGGCGGGATGGGCCTTTGCAAACGGTGGGCGGCAGGTTGTACGTGAAGGTGCCGCGAGTCGCGGCGGCCGACGTGCTACCGGGACGGACAATCGCGGTAACAGGCGGCCTGTACCGACCGCGTCGGCCGGCCAATCCGGGGGCGTTTGACTTCAGCGCGTACCTGGCGCGGCGCGGCATTTTTGCTGGATTGTCGGCAGACGACGCTGAGGCGATCGCGGTGCTAGATCGGGCGATCGCGCCGGGTTGGTGGCAGCTTAGACGTCGCATCTCGTCGGCATTTGTCCGGGGGGTAGAGTCCCCGCGCGGTGAGACGATCGCCTCGGTGACGCTCGGGCGGCGCGCGACCGATCTACCGCCGGAGGTAAGCGATCGCTTCATTCGGGTTGGGTTGGCGCACGTGCTGGCCGCGTCGGGGTTTCATGTAGCGTTGCTGCTGGCTGCAGTGTTAGCAGCGACGCAGCGGTTCGTGCGGAGCTGGCGCGTCGGGATCGGGCTGGGTGTGCTGATGCTTTATGCAGGGCTGACGGGCGCGTCGCCGTCAGTGCTGAGAGCGGCGTTTATGGGTGCGGTAGTGCTGGTGGCGATGGCCGGCGATCGCAAAGTGAATGCCGTTGGTTCGCTATTGTTGGCAGCCGTGCTGTTGCTTCTGGTGAATCCGCTATGGATCGCAGATTTAGGGTTTCAGCTGAGCTTTTTGTCCGCGCTGGGACTGCTGGTGACAGTCGAGCCAATCGCGTGGTGGCTGAACTGGTTGCCGGTGCGGATTGCGGGGATCGTTGCTGTCCCGGTGGCGGTATTGCCGTGGGTGCTGCCGCTGCAGTTGCATGCATTCGGGGTCGTCGCTCCCTACAGCATCGTTGCCAGCATCATCACAACTCCACTAGTTATCCTCGTGAGCTATGGCGGGATGTTGGGCGCTGCAGCGGCAGCCATCTGGCCGGTTGCCGGCAGCGCGATCGCTTGGATAGTTCAGTTCCCGACGCTGATGTTGCTGGGAGTGGTGAGTTGGCTCGCGAGTCTGCCAGGAAGTACTCAGGCGCTGGGCACGATCGCCTCGTGGCACATGGGATTGTTATACCTCGCGATCGTAGTCATTTGGCAGTTCGCACGCGTGCGGCGGGTCTGGCCGTTGGTATTGTTTTTGGCGATCGTGTCGGTATTGGTGCCAGTGGTGGTGGCGCGCGCGACGTTGCAGCAAGTAGCAGTCCTAGAAGCCGGGCGCGAACAAGTTACCGTCGTGCGCGAACGCGGGACGGTGGCGGTGCTGGTGGATGTGGCACCGGAGCGGGGCAACGATGATGAGGCGGTGGAGCGGATGCGCGTGCGCGCAACCAATGTGGCAACCTACACGGTGCTGCCGTTCCTGCGCCAGCAAGGGATCGATCGCATTGACTTGGGCGTGGCGCTGTCACCGGAGGCAGCAGCATGCTGGTCGGAGATCGCCGAGGAAGTTGCGGTTGGGGAGTTGTGGACCGAACCGCTGGCAGTTGGAGAGCGGTTCGCTCTGGGCGACAGCGCGATTGCAGTGCGCCAAGTGGAGCCGCTGCTGCTGTCGATGCAGTTGGGCACAGCGTCGTGGGTGATTTCGGGCGATCGCCTTGGAGATTCCCAGTGCCGGTCGCGATCGCTGCAGGCGGCTGAAGTGCTGGATGCAGACGTGTTGTTGTGGACGGGCAGCCCGATAGATTACGACTGGCTGCGCGCGCTCGATCCGGAGGTGGCGATCGCCTCGGCGCGATCGGTGGCTCGCTGCGCTCGCCGCCAACTCTACCGCCAAGCAACGGATGTGCTGTGGACCGGTCGCGATGGCGCGCTGCTCTGGACACCGCAGGGGGGATGGGAAACGTTCCGCAGTCGCGAGGCAATTGGCGATTAGCGGTTCGACGCTCCTAGTTGGGTCTGGCTGCGGCCCGATGCCACACTCTCGCCAGCACGCGACGCTCGTTACCGCTGGTATCGATCCATCAACCCCGCTACCAGGTGGGCACCTTCTACAGCCACACGTCTAAGCAAAACGTTGAGATGTGCAGAATCTTGAGAGTAAGTGTCACCATGCAACACTACTTTGAGGTGCGTCAGTGAAAAAACCAAGTTCGCTCGCGATCCCTGTTCCCGCAATCACTGAAACAGCTTAGGACCGATGAAGGGGGCAAGCACTAGCACCACCTTGAGCGCCAAGGGAGCCAGAAGTAAGCTCAGAACACCGCAGATTGCTGCCACAGCTACTGCCGCAACTCTGACAATCTCCTCCTGAACGCTCAGGCTCAGAAGGGTTGCAGCTACGGCAAGTACCAGCGAAATCAGCAACGGCATAATCTAATACCAATAATTCAATCCACTCAAGAGAACTACCGACCTCAGAAGCTTCAGGTGCGGATACCGCCGCATGTCAATTTAGTGTGGGTATCTGCTTAAGGCAAAGTAGAGTTCGTATTGATAACTTCATTAACAAATATAACGTTGCCAAGCACCTGTCAACCGCGTGAAGGAGAGATCTCGCCGTCTGATATGGCTTGGGTGTCCGCAAATCATCACTCATCATGATAGAAACGATAGAGTAATCGGTCGTCTTCGCAGGCGCGAACGCCCGTGACGTTGAGCATCCAACCCTCAGCAATTAGCCTATGCCCGAGGCTCAGAGCATCCGCTCGCGAAAGATGAAGATGCGATTTTAGCCAGGCAGTTGCCTCGCTACCTCGAAAACAGCGTGGGTACACGCGACAGCGATAGCGCCTGCTCTTAATACTTACGCCGGTTGGCGATCGCATTTGCGCGACGAGTATCTTGAGATCGATCGCTGCCACAAGATTCTCGTTCGAATCGCCGCGGCGGGCAGTGCGATCCTGGTACCAAAGGGTCCAGGCATTGCGATCGTCCACAAGCAGCACGTACACTTTTCCGT
The sequence above is drawn from the Rubidibacter lacunae KORDI 51-2 genome and encodes:
- a CDS encoding ComEC/Rec2 family competence protein, whose translation is MERSRSVLWGWAYIGGLLAADEFGLAAAVLHWPSAIAVAAVLAIAGGVAAATIPRRWRRGPQPTAWVTAGAIAALAVIYLHARVPQPGPTDISRLFQPLSESSNGVTAPVNYLVGTVQGRVLTIPRQSRADTARFELAVEEFERRDGPLQTVGGRLYVKVPRVAAADVLPGRTIAVTGGLYRPRRPANPGAFDFSAYLARRGIFAGLSADDAEAIAVLDRAIAPGWWQLRRRISSAFVRGVESPRGETIASVTLGRRATDLPPEVSDRFIRVGLAHVLAASGFHVALLLAAVLAATQRFVRSWRVGIGLGVLMLYAGLTGASPSVLRAAFMGAVVLVAMAGDRKVNAVGSLLLAAVLLLLVNPLWIADLGFQLSFLSALGLLVTVEPIAWWLNWLPVRIAGIVAVPVAVLPWVLPLQLHAFGVVAPYSIVASIITTPLVILVSYGGMLGAAAAAIWPVAGSAIAWIVQFPTLMLLGVVSWLASLPGSTQALGTIASWHMGLLYLAIVVIWQFARVRRVWPLVLFLAIVSVLVPVVVARATLQQVAVLEAGREQVTVVRERGTVAVLVDVAPERGNDDEAVERMRVRATNVATYTVLPFLRQQGIDRIDLGVALSPEAAACWSEIAEEVAVGELWTEPLAVGERFALGDSAIAVRQVEPLLLSMQLGTASWVISGDRLGDSQCRSRSLQAAEVLDADVLLWTGSPIDYDWLRALDPEVAIASARSVARCARRQLYRQATDVLWTGRDGALLWTPQGGWETFRSREAIGD
- a CDS encoding domain found in dishevelled, Egl-10, and Pleckstrin (DEP), producing the protein MLILEASQLEYCPLVQQVGGTIQVVPGAEYRGRLFIKGETIALHRRDAAVQLSRQHFEAFDGKVYVLLVDDRNAWTLWYQDRTARRGDSNENLVAAIDLKILVAQMRSPTGVSIKSRRYRCRVYPRCFRGSEATAWLKSHLHLSRADALSLGHRLIAEGWMLNVTGVRACEDDRLLYRFYHDE